One Chloroflexota bacterium genomic window carries:
- a CDS encoding TIM barrel protein gives MDKYGYRFSFGPWNIHEGADPFGPPVRPGVDFDEKLAILKELGFDGMQFHDDDAVPDLDNLTALEIRQQGEAMKARLDDLDLVAEFVAPRLWEHPMTVDGGFTANDPRARAYAIERAIKCADICRYLGTDLMVLWLAREGTYLREAKDAVRATHLLVEAINALLDHDPDLRIVIEPKPNEPMDLAYIPTIGHALALGFMASDPSRVGALVESAHAVLAGLDPADEMSFALAFDKLWSVHLNDQNGLKFDQDRSFGSVDLRRAFNQVRVLEENRFFDVGMVGLDVKALRTQPPDLATKHLSNSLKTFLRLVEIVRRLDQEKMDELIVARDYEELDWLVLSALMGNG, from the coding sequence ATGGACAAGTATGGCTATCGGTTTTCATTCGGCCCATGGAACATCCACGAGGGCGCCGACCCCTTTGGTCCACCGGTGAGGCCAGGCGTGGATTTCGACGAAAAGCTGGCGATTCTCAAGGAATTGGGATTCGACGGGATGCAGTTCCACGATGATGACGCCGTGCCTGACCTGGATAATCTGACCGCGCTGGAAATTCGCCAACAGGGTGAGGCCATGAAGGCCAGGCTCGATGACCTGGATTTGGTGGCGGAGTTTGTGGCGCCCAGGCTGTGGGAACATCCAATGACCGTCGATGGCGGGTTCACGGCAAATGATCCGCGTGCCCGGGCGTATGCCATCGAACGAGCCATAAAATGCGCGGACATCTGTCGATATCTGGGAACGGACCTGATGGTTCTCTGGCTGGCCCGGGAGGGCACCTATTTACGCGAAGCCAAGGACGCGGTGCGGGCAACCCACCTGTTGGTGGAGGCGATCAATGCCCTGCTCGACCATGATCCTGATCTTAGAATTGTCATCGAACCCAAACCCAATGAGCCCATGGATCTGGCCTATATTCCGACTATTGGCCACGCTCTGGCGCTGGGTTTCATGGCCAGCGACCCATCCCGGGTGGGTGCGCTGGTCGAATCTGCCCACGCGGTGCTGGCCGGGCTCGATCCAGCCGATGAAATGAGTTTCGCCCTGGCCTTTGACAAGCTATGGAGTGTCCACCTCAACGATCAAAACGGTTTGAAGTTCGATCAGGATCGGTCCTTTGGATCGGTGGACCTGCGCAGGGCCTTCAACCAGGTAAGGGTGTTGGAGGAGAATCGGTTCTTCGACGTGGGCATGGTGGGTCTCGATGTCAAGGCACTACGTACGCAGCCGCCTGATCTGGCGACCAAACACCTGAGCAACAGCTTGAAAACCTTCTTGCGCCTGGTCGAGATTGTGCGCAGGTTGGATCAGGAGAAGATGGACGAACTGATCGTTGCCCGCGACTACGAAGAACTGGACTGGTTGGTCCTGTCTGCATTGATGGGCAATGGATAG